The DNA segment AAAAAACTTTAATGTGATAACAACGATATAATCGGTATAATTATGATAAATTATTGAATCATAAATTTAATTCGTTAAACGGAAACGTTGCCCAAGAATGAtccacttcaaaaaattatatcctagaagtttaaaaaagaaaacatggaacaattttatttttcccatGCTTTAGCGCCTTGATAAATTGATTACAAAAAGTTGTGACTctcattttgacattaattcttaattaattttctaaaataaacagaataaccaacatttttattattatgtcaAAAAAACCGCATAACCTTTTACAGTTACAGAAGTGCTAATGTGTAACGAAAGGTATGTGCAGATCTGTGATGCAGTTTTTTAGAAAACACAAACCACAGAGATAAATGTCAAGCCGGGAAAAAAACAGCAGATTTCTCCCAAAACCAAAgcgtacggtcggtggacaaataaaactgggacacttaaaatttaatctatgtaaatcagaccattgaattgtcaatatatttgtcagtatcTCTAGAATATGTCATAcgaaagttaacctatttgtgacaaagccgtatttaaacgatgcaaatttgtaaattttgacttatgtgattgtcatttttgtcccagttttatttgtccatcgactgtacgtCATTGATATGATAAATTTCCTGTTGGATAAATTATAACAAGATCCACCCAACCTatctattttaattaaaattcatcTTTTACTACTTCTGTTTGGGAGCAGCAGCtaattaatttggaaaaaattttattcgacacctccaaaaaacaatcaaattaGCATATTTTTTGCCAGTAAGGAAATGCCAACAATTCGCAGGGCTGGGGCGCCATACTGGATTCTTAGCATTTGCAATTCCGTTAACTGTTCCATTGTCCGTGACATTATAATGAAATTCGGTATTGATATACACCGTGTGTGCAAAACGACCCGAGGCGTCCAGATATGTCAACAGATTTGTCCCACCGCCTACTCCATTTGCGGAAACAACAGTAATAATGACTCGTGTATAACAAAtgagccaaaaaaaaagtcgCACGCTCGATAATTGCTACCGCGGATCAAGTAGGCTTGAgaaattttcgaaaacaaaATGTCACCTGTCAACGTTATCTGTCGCCCTTGGAATACCGCATTTCTCTTAGGGGCACAGTCGACGGTGACAATTCGATTGTTTCAGCGCGCTCTTCGcgaaccgaccggaaaacacgCGACTTTACCCACATCGCCGACCTTGCTCTTTAAATAACAATGTTAGTCACCCAATTGTTATACttctttaaacaaaattacacgGCAAAGGTGCACATAAGAGCGATTTTTTCCCGGAGCCAGGACGAATGCGATCCTTGGAAAAATGGATTTCATAAACGGATTCACGTCCTCGTTAATTCGATGAAAAAAACGTGAGCCATCCGGCCGGATCCACACCGGATCAATCACCGGAAAGTCAACCGCTTCCGGTTCGCTCGTCCCATTGGCGCGCATCCCTCACGTGGTACAACAAAATGGCGACGGATCTAGATCGACGACGAAATATCTCAACAGCCACCTATGACATTTCTAAAAGTAGTTTATCATAACACCTGACACACTTAATGGTTTCTGATCCTAAAATAATTCATGAAAGTTAATTTGCTCAAaaagttcttttttttctctagaTTATGTAACAGAATGACGTTTCTCgattcagttttttttttggatcaTGTGAACTATGGATTTCTTGCACCAATAAAGAATTGTTTTGCGCGATTGTTTAATTTGGGTGTGCCTCAGGGGGCTGCTCCGCGACCtgtaattttttgtgaaatataaaatttttgtttttttggcaGATACTGTGGACGGCGCTGTCCGTAGCCTTAGGTTTAGAATTGCGTGGCGAATACATACGGGGCGTCCCTTGCATAAAGCGTCACCAGCAATTATTCTGCCCAACAGCAGGAAATTCCTATCCATTGTGAGTCAAATAGCGCAAACAATGAACGCTTTTTTCGCCACAACAATGACGAATTCGATTTCCAGAGATCGAATAGAATTATTCATAGACGAGAACAAGGCACTGATGAAGAGGATGTACGGGGAGTTCGACATGGGATCGCCCGAGTACGGGCCCGGCCGGAAAAGGAAAAGATCGACGAAGCCGGGCGTCCCGGATCTGCACTTCGATCCCGGACCGGATCCGGGAGGAAAAACCGGAGGAGAGTCGTTCTTCAGCCACATCAGAAACCCGAGACAGAACTTCAGGAACAACCAGAGCTCGGAGAGCGGACGGGTCGACGCCTGCGAGAGCAAGGTCGAGATCGTGACGCCCTACTGGGCCTCCAATTCCGCCGGAAAAATCCGGGCCATCGTCAACACGCAACACTTCGAACAGGCCATCCACCAGGAGGTGTGCGCGTAAGTggacttttcattttttttcttttaaaattacgGTAcgagcaaaaaataaaacatcaaTGAATGAAGAATATGGGAagaacatacagggtgtacagatattttaaccacgagctactggcttcatgtagaactcggaaaaaatatttaaaaaattctacaatttttttaaattgcttttagttttctacgttgtcttacaaccttgtaggtaaaatttcggcacattttaaaaatacaccctgtatatcatgttttataaaatgtacgccaatgcgaaggaacctataggaaatatgctttaaaacaaggaaatcgcattggtgtacgttttataaaatatgatatacagggtgtatttttaaaatgtgccgaaattttacctacgaagttgtttgacaacgtacaagactaaaagcaattaaaaaaaactgtagctcaaaaaaaccTCGTGATAAAAGAATAATGTTTTGTCccccatttttgtaaatgtttgaCATTAACTGAATTAATTTGCAGGAAAATGCGCACAAACCGATGCTCGGGCGACTGCGGTTGCGAGCAGAAGTACAAATGGCACCGCCTTTTGGCCTACGACCCGGATAACGACTGCAAAGGCATCTTCATGGATTGGTTCCTATTTCCCTCGTGTTGCGTCTGCCGATGCAACCCCACTTAGCAAGttttctgttaaaaaaaaatcccgcaTTCCGACTCGGCAACATCTAAACGATCCTTCTGCAGCAAAAAGAAAAGCAGAAACTTAATACTCAATGTGCCAAATTGATATTACGATCACACCTTTACTAACTCCCTTGTATTAAATCtaaatgatataaaaaaagaacaaaaaacaaagaaaatgtgCAATCTAAGCATGACTGAAAATACTCTAATcgaatattttgtatttttttttttacttgaatCCAACGCGAACGTTACCAGTCAGTCTTGTTTCTTATCGATTTATTATAGTTACCATTCTAGGAGTAATTTTctatgattttatttataaaacaatgtaaaaaataatcgattaattacTTGAATGAATTGTAGTAGATGGCTGCCATTTTCTATagcattatttttaataaattatttgtaaaatacaCAATCACTCTCAGACTTGGATTTTTTCGTAACCTACGCCACACAATGCTGTCCACCCCCTCTACGTGTCCACCCAATATCACTGCCCAATGCCCACATTCAaaccacttaaaaaaaaactaaaaacaaaaaaaaagtactgcAAAATTCATTCAAAGGTCGCCTAATTGTCACACATGCCCACACGCATAATTGCAATTGAAAtggtataataaataaaaaaatttttttctaaaacttgggggaaaacttgaaatttagtaattttatgtttcgCTGTTGGCACGACCAAGTTGAAACGCTAGTGTCAACCCTGCTTTTTGACAGTGCGCAGAACTtcgattttttgtttacatatgCAATGCACAAAATAGTCcgaaattaatgaaaatccgaaaaaaaaacacagcaaataatgCCATTCAGTTGTGAATAAGATAAATATGCACTTTATCTTGTGCGCGTTGTGGGTTTTTGTCATAATACGGCAACCTGCGTcatgtttttataatttgtgtCACACCCCCAAGGTGAGTACGTTTTATGTATGACACAATATCTTTCAAGTTACGTCTTGTAGAACACTGCATTGAGCAGCGACGAATGTTCAGAATTATATTTTGGACCCAGcgaaaaagaaacaaatttagGACACATTAAACTTGAATGGGGACAAGACGCTCTCAAAGTTACCCCCACGGCCTCTTCATGGACAAGTACTCCTACAATGCAAATCATTGTTGCGTATTAATCACGCCCGTTTTTAGACTCCTTTTTACGAATTTCTtcgaaaaacaacaaaaccaaCCAATTTTGTAGCAAATTGTCTGCAGAAAAAACACCCAATTTCTACTGCATCTCAATTAAACCTGAGACtgaaaatgaaacatttcttCTTGAATACAAGGTTGAGAAACTTCCAGAAATTAGTACAAGACAGCTACTTTTTTCCATACATAACTGGACAGAGTTGCCACTTTTTCCTTACATTGATCTAACAGACACATCTTGTCTAGTTTTAAAAGCGCAAAAACTGACACCTGCTAACATAACTTATTACAAAGTAGAGGCCTATAAAGAGAAAAATGGCAACACCAATTTACAAGATCTACAATTATTTACTTATGAAGATGAGATTTCTTATGAACTGTACACTTATAATGATGAAGGAAATTACTATTTTGTCATATCAGTATTAAGTAACAGCTGTTCTGATAATTTgtgtttgaaaatatcaaCTCCTAAAGTTTACATTGGTAATAAGCGCGCCctctggtggcacaattaatATTTCAGCTGTTTCAGGGCGTAAGAGCACTCGCGTCGTCATCGGAATAGTGGGGGCCAGTTTCATCCTGCCATTTGTCCTGTTCATCTTCCATGTTTTAACTAAAACGTATCCCGCTGACGAAAATCAGTCGGAATATGAAACCAGACTTGTGATAGCTTATAAGTCTTCCTTCAAAAAACACAACGATGTGGTTTTTGCTTTGGCATCTCTGTTAGAAAAATTAACTCTAAATCGAGTCGACGTGGTCGATTTGTCTAAGAAAAACCGAAAATTCCTGGAGAAATCCTGCATAGACTCCGTGGTCCTGGCCAAGTACGTCGTGTACGTGGCGCCACCTAGACACGACTCGAACCCGATTTTGGTCGACAAGTGGATGTCAGAAAAGCAATTCGTCGCTGTCATTTTCGACCACTGCATCGACAAGTTGCCAGACTTTTTTGATAATCACAAGACgttcaagttgtttgaagaattCGACAAGTTCATTTGCGCTTTGAACATATCCGAAACGCACAACCCCGCCCTCGAAGAAGACTTAAGAAAAAAGACTGCAGAAGCAAAGATTGAGACTGACCGGTATACGAACGTGGATGTTTTACCGAAAATTATCGTCACCGATTCCGAACCCCAAGAACACGACTCGCTTATTTCGACTAAGGTGGTTTTGTAATAAGACTGATCCGACCCGCGCTTATGGATGGCTGTTTTAACTTTTTgctgtaaatgaaaattaatatgATGTCATTGGTGTTGCGTCAccacaaacaaaacaacaaaggcTTACCTGAAGTTGATGTCATAATCGGTGAAATTGTTTAGATACAGTAATCAGTGTTTTTAATTAacctgaaaataataaatgggATTAAATGTCATGTGTTTTGATAAGCACCCAAATCAGCttgtattttgatttaaaaaaaaaggaaaagttttTAGGTAATCCATTTTTATGAAACACTTTTTGCCACTAAGAGCAAATAAATAGCTAACTAACGATgagatttaattctttttttattcgacactgtcagaatttgagaaatttctcctgtgtgagcggattttgataaatgtcacaatttgtcaaaacgaaacgtcaagctttaaggggctcgtcgaacaaaaaaatgttgtattcaactcgttcttgtgtaaattgggccttttttggcactcgtgggcctttaaaacgctcgtttcactcacgctttaaactggcccactcatgccaaaaaaagcccaatttacacacgaactcgttaaataaactactattatttttctttgtcaTCAAAAATcggtaaacaaatttttaaaaattattttcacgttAAAAACAacttgtgaatttcataaattttaatcaatcaGTGGAATGAGTGTGATAAGacgtcttattaaacgagCGTAAtatatacaacgtgtctcagaaataagtacattaattttaaccggtGACAGAtctcgtcaagaacaacaaaattgttatgtaccattttttcgaaatctaattttcttttcagtattttacccacccataaattaacgagctgtCTATTGTCTAATTATATCACCAATGACGgtgaccgtgaaataatagtttttgtaaaatcagcaCAAAACATTGcgtttttagaataaatttttttccccCTGCGACCGAGGTAgaggattacatttttagttagttttatccAACTCCACGAGGTAGGTGTTTGCGTGTTGATTCTGTGATTTgtgctaaaattttgtgaaaatactgcgtttattttcgaatagtgAATACATAGATATTGTGTTTGCGTATGGTGAAGTGTGCGGGAGTTCTCCTCGAGCCCAGAAAATTTCCGTGCGACTTCTTGTGTACATTGTAATTGAtacaattgaaattttaagagAACGGGTGGAAAATGCTGCCACAACAATTCGCAATAACAGAGGTATGTTTGAAAGAATGGAAGAATCATTTCGCCGAGgccttcattattgtattAACAATAACGGTGGTCACTTTAAATAATCATTAGTGATTACTCTAATTACttcatgagaatttttacCGATTAATACACTAATTTTAGGACACTTTGTCATTATCTTAGTGGGCGATTCATTAGcgtcagtttaaaatatttattatcaaaattgttttcatttaatatctactatgtgattctcttttttctcttccacCTTATCATTATAGGTCACAGTACGTGGCGCAGCAGTTAGCCGCCGCTTGCATAAGTTAccaaaaaacaagtgaaagttttcttgcatttgttttttcttcttcgcttATCAGCATCGGTGACGCAAATAATAAGCGagtaacgaaatttgtgcgaaatctttcaataattttaattggataacttcaaggtttaagaaaaaaaatatattgaaataCAGGGTTTGTATTAACGagtctattaccagttaaaatgaatgtacttatttctgagacacgttgtatattCATCGAGAACATTTTGACCGAAGACACTTAAAATCTGCGATGATTAGTTTAGGAACAGGGAGCATGACAAAAAGTTACACTGTCGTGTGTTTTGGGTTCATAAGAAAATGGAAAGGCTCGTAATATCCGGGTGAAAAATAACTATCCTTAAAATCGTTTAATGGtgcataaaaacaaattattacaaaattttcctAACCTAAGTTTGGACTTAACCTAAGATAATTTTCTCACTTAATTCCTGAATAGGCAAGGCACGCGATTGTCATTCAGATAAGACAATGACTAGAATTCGGTGACGAAAACACAACCTACGAATGGAAGGAATCCAGACCTAATCTCTCCTGTATCTGATTGAACCTCTCTATATACTTAGACAACATGGCCGGGCTCGTTAGCGTGTCCGACAACCTAAAACCAACCCTGAATCCTCCATCTTCACCGACAAACCCCACCGCTTACCTGCTCTGATTGGCCGACTGCGGCACCGTTTCCTGTTTCTTCTGATAACCGGACGCCTCCAGCTGTTTCGATACTGACTTCTTCGCTTCGACCACCTTCTCCTGACCACTCTTCGACTGTTGACGTTTCATCGCTGACGTTTCCTTAGACGGCGGCGACGTTCCGAACCAAGGCATGTCGGTTTTGGGTTGAGTTAAGGCACTTTTCGTCTCTTTGTTCACATTCGAGGTGAAATTCTGACTAGAAACCGGTTGACCCACTTGGAATTGTACCGTCGGGTTGGCGGTTCTCTGATGGATGATACGCTTGCCTGAATGCCATCGTCTCACCAGATACTTCATCCGACAGATCGACACCACGACCAGCGCCACATTCCTGAAACCAGCACTCTTACCCCAATCCGTGGGCGAAAAGTGTTTTCACTCACTTGAATCGCATCCGTCGCCTCCTCCGTTTCGAATCTTTGGTGTTCACGTCCAAGTGGTAAGTGGTGTCGTTTTGGTACGTCTCCAGGAGCGAGATGAGGTAGCGCTTTTGCCAGGCTAAGGCTTTGCGGTAGCTCTCCGACCTCAGGTACTTGGCGAACAAGTAATTGGCTCTGGTGACGGGATCGCCGAACGGTAACTCGATTTTGTGTTCTTCCAAAACTAATATTCGCTCTTCCAATACCGCCCTTTCTTGTGTCAGCCTCGATATCAAATCCATCATTTGGGAGTTGTCTTTCACCGCGGCGTTCAGCTCCCGGATTTTCTCCATGAGCTGCTCCGGCACCGGATCCGACGGTTTGGATGGTTGCTGCTCTACCCGACTCAACAATTTCTTATTGTCCTTCTCGGCTTGCCACTGAAATCACATCGGTACAAATAACGCACAACACCCCTCTTAAAATTTACTCACCAATAACGCCTGGGTCCTCACCAGTTCTTTATCTTTCCTACTCACTACATCTTCCAACGAGGCGATCTCGCTACTCCTCGCGGCCAAATCCGCACTCGTGCTGTCTCGCAACTTCTTGAGTTCCCTCTTCAACTGATCATTTTCTTCTTCCAATCGACTCATCATTTTGGACAATCCCCTGTACTCGTGCTGCATATCGGGCAACGACTCAGCCTTCGTACTCAACGTACTTATCTTATATTTCATCGACTTCAACTGTCCTTCAAGTTCGTTCCTCTCCGCCTTCAGAATCCTGTCGAACTCGACCTCCTTGCGCAGAGAACCGTCCAGTTTCTTCCGCAATTCTGCGATCAACGCGGCATCTTCGTACTGTATCGTGTCCAGTTCCTTCTTCAAACTCTCGTACTTCGCTTCCAAACTCTCGAACTTCTTCTCGACCGTCTCTTTGGCTTTGGCCAGTTGTTTGTTAATCGACTTTTGCTTCTTGAGCGCCAACCGATACGCCTCCACGTCGCCATTTTCCAGCGAACCGTCACTGACCGCATTGATCAGTGTCGTGTCCAAATACGCCGAATAATCCAGTTCTCTTTGCACCTGTCCTGCGATGTCTTCGATTGATTTTTTGTCAACCCCCAAAAGTTGCGCTTTCAAAGCGTGCAGTTCTTCGTAGAGATCCGAGTTTCTCTTTTGTTCCTCGCGCAAACGCCGTCCCAGATCCACCACGTTTCCACTCTCTTGTAATTTGCTCTGGATGGTTTCCAAGTTGACGTGGAGACTTCTACTGTCGGCACTCATCTGGTCGATGACCTTCTCTTTTTCACCCACCAGGTGCTGGAAATGCACCACTTGTTTTCTCGCATCGTCGACTTCTTTCCTCAACTGAGCTATGTCTTCATCCTTGTCCTGGACCGTCTGCTCGGTCGATTCTCGGAACGTCTTTAACATTGTCGCGTCATCTTGAAGCTTCTTCAGTTCTTGATACTGTACTTTCAACGCATCTTCGTGACTTTTCAATTCGCTGTCTTTCATCTTCAGCGAAGATCTCAGCTCGGCCAACAATTTTTGCGCCGCTTTCAAATCCTCGTCTTTCTCAAAAATACTCCTCCTTTCTTCTTCGAGTTCTCGACGGCACTCCTCCAACTCATCTTCTTTCTCGCTGAGTGCGCACCGTTGCGCCGCCAACTCCAACCGAAGATCCTTCACTCTTTCCTCACTCTTCTTTTGTTGATCTTCAAACGCTCCACTAACTTTTTCCAACTCCAACTGGAGACCCTTCATTTTTTCCTCACTCTTCTTTTGCTCATCCTCAAACGTTCCCGTCGCTTTCCTCAGACTACTCTCGGTCTCTTCGAGCGCACTTTGGAGTTGTCCCACTTTTGTTTCCAGGTCTTCAAGACATTTGAGCCGACTCTCATAATCCCGAATGATTCTATCCTTTTCGTCGATTATTTTCTCAAGTTCGATTCTGTTAATGTCTGCGACTTCGTCCTCGAACCGGACGTGTTTCTCGGTGGAGTTCGCCTTTTGGTGAGGAATTTGCAAAGAATAGAACAAATTTGGAGGCCCGACTTTTTCGATTGTCGACAACTCCGACTCGTTATCTAGGAAGACTGTTTTGTCACCGGTCTTTGTTCGAACAATCGGAGAAACCAGCGAACCATCGCTCACATTCACAGCTCTCCTTCCCTTCTCCAAAATCTCCAAATCGACCAGATCACAAAACGAAACTCCCGAAAGTCTCAGTTTGTTCAAGGACTCGATCTCCTTCTTATCTAAATTGAGACACGCGAACAATTCCAGTTGCTTCTCCGTCTCCGACAGTTTCTCTTTGAGCATCTCGATGTCGCTATTTTTATCCGAGATTATATTCTCGACTAGATTTGGCAAGATTTGAGCTTCTTTGTCCATCTTGGACTTCAACTTGAGATTCTCCGAGCGCAGATGTTCCAATTGTTCCTGCATCTGGACAATCATTTCGTCTTCTTTGTTCGCGGACAGTTCCTTTTCGCGATCTTCCAATCGTCGTTTGGTCTCCTCGATGTTTGTCTTCAACTGAGCTATCATCTTGTCACGTTTACTTATCGTTTCCTCCAAAGAGGCGATGCTTTTCTTCAAGTCATAGTTTTGCACCTCCAACGACGTGTTCGTCTGCTTTTCGATGTGCTCAGCGCGGATTCTCTGCTCGTCTAGGCGAATTTGTAGGTTCGAAATCAAAACCAAATGGTCGGAAAtctgttttttcaaaatgtcccGTTCATTTTGGGACTCCTGCAAATAACACCAGCACTAGAAAACTTACCACCTACGAAATAACCTCTACTAACCTCCAGATCACTCCTCAAGGCCAAAATCTGCATTTCCAGATCTCTGATTCTCTTAACCGCCGCATCTTCGGCTCTCGAGTGTCGCAACAGTTTGTCTTTCAGGCGTGCCAACTGCTGCAGAGGCACTTCGCACTCGTCGTAAACTGACCGTTCTTGGTGTACGACGTCTCTAATTGACATATCTTCACTGGGGGAGCTGCAACTCGTGGTGGACACTGCCGAATGCAGCCCCTCCAAGTCTTTTGTTCTCTTGTCGAGCGTGGTCTCGAAATCGCACAACTAAAAACCGAACAATTGATCACAAATCCCCCCCCACGACAACCCTATTTTCCATTAcgtgattttttatttgctgGATTGCACCCTCGCCTCCCGCTATTTCGTTGTTGAGCCTCAACATTTGCACCTCGGTCTCCAAGTTGCCGACGTACTGCCGGAAATGTTCG comes from the Tenebrio molitor chromosome 9, icTenMoli1.1, whole genome shotgun sequence genome and includes:
- the LOC138139490 gene encoding putative leucine-rich repeat-containing protein DDB_G0290503 isoform X2, with amino-acid sequence MEVPNSSVTNPVPAPNEESNSNSSSLTLSLTPPLSEAPKDETSTISEHLSSIENDRSLQEIEVTNLPENFALLLQNLPSEEERISQEPKPPSLNSSFNSNSIISLNGLERFISTNMEGRNNARSILEEILSNEQFNSDSESKEESLDIFANVDLSDKLLNSYNCEKSANFNLGSLKNDSFNSYGEVCKRVRDFEELIAIKDSTIAALTSELDSFRELISNTSSNSLGTSTTEYKQFQEECHNKLVEYHNAIVHKDEQIEKLTGSLQQSILNREEMKQHFKNEIVQLQEQLEKTSNLLKEHNCLQKTNFDFDESCSKFEEMLSSPQAGVFGEVKMAFSNYIAEETRRLESEIGNLKSIYEADKVEYEAEMARLKDLLTNSKPSSSEVLQLKEELDVKHSKEMEELRTYFEKKCADLEKNYSEEVFSQQSRKMSGSSSCSDGELSSDFVFNQPGPGGDNKVDYTKKDITKLHQSLSQMISLMQNFNLNELSDNEFEQLKAEIGKFDFRNLIKYDLSTIKNELQNKYHAELEILREDFDNRVDIMNVEHENKLRSLEKRYVEEIDDLNSQLRGRVVTTAQQEVRLVASDTIDDDWPEELLQLKARFADKYQQEVVRLNEQHLEEIARLKEEHVKTLNGALERARRRSLRDADSLSKGELELLKERDVLKKQTLSLRNLLGELIKYFTQCEDELNNTLVEELITKNCIQIENESEVTSPRDSLGSVKRVHITPNFSDLINLIDNSPENDLDSIDLKSELGSCLQKLKSDANAILALTSNLNKNDEKIDVPRSKNASLEKEMTSLTRKLISETQIKNELVEQLSEAKSIVQSLETDREALENQLEQLLERQKILESDLFKSKEKIAELIENGHKEIVSEGYGEDGERSVRGLAEAVASLAVLQEKVRNLGENPGRLDPNVMHLVEDLARVGDKIVEEARRDRDDLRQQIEAADKKYKVTCQFLEDQAAEREQERDEAQKEISTLKEHLRDREKDKASCERITSEVEHLEQQLRDMSKLTDVAERRCKEAENERKEAVDKIFELRDIIRDLEDQVKTKTTSEEELRNIVNELEVIVKHQVSDEANRPPDVSDIEHFRQYVGNLETEVQMLRLNNEIAGGEGAIQQIKNHLCDFETTLDKRTKDLEGLHSAVSTTSCSSPSEDMSIRDVVHQERSVYDECEVPLQQLARLKDKLLRHSRAEDAAVKRIRDLEMQILALRSDLEESQNERDILKKQISDHLVLISNLQIRLDEQRIRAEHIEKQTNTSLEVQNYDLKKSIASLEETISKRDKMIAQLKTNIEETKRRLEDREKELSANKEDEMIVQMQEQLEHLRSENLKLKSKMDKEAQILPNLVENIISDKNSDIEMLKEKLSETEKQLELFACLNLDKKEIESLNKLRLSGVSFCDLVDLEILEKGRRAVNVSDGSLVSPIVRTKTGDKTVFLDNESELSTIEKVGPPNLFYSLQIPHQKANSTEKHVRFEDEVADINRIELEKIIDEKDRIIRDYESRLKCLEDLETKVGQLQSALEETESSLRKATGTFEDEQKKSEEKMKGLQLELEKVSGAFEDQQKKSEERVKDLRLELAAQRCALSEKEDELEECRRELEEERRSIFEKDEDLKAAQKLLAELRSSLKMKDSELKSHEDALKVQYQELKKLQDDATMLKTFRESTEQTVQDKDEDIAQLRKEVDDARKQVVHFQHLVGEKEKVIDQMSADSRSLHVNLETIQSKLQESGNVVDLGRRLREEQKRNSDLYEELHALKAQLLGVDKKSIEDIAGQVQRELDYSAYLDTTLINAVSDGSLENGDVEAYRLALKKQKSINKQLAKAKETVEKKFESLEAKYESLKKELDTIQYEDAALIAELRKKLDGSLRKEVEFDRILKAERNELEGQLKSMKYKISTLSTKAESLPDMQHEYRGLSKMMSRLEEENDQLKRELKKLRDSTSADLAARSSEIASLEDVVSRKDKELVRTQALLWQAEKDNKKLLSRVEQQPSKPSDPVPEQLMEKIRELNAAVKDNSQMMDLISRLTQERAVLEERILVLEEHKIELPFGDPVTRANYLFAKYLRSESYRKALAWQKRYLISLLETYQNDTTYHLDVNTKDSKRRRRRMRFKNVALVVVSICRMKYLVRRWHSGKRIIHQRTANPTVQFQVGQPVSSQNFTSNVNKETKSALTQPKTDMPWFGTSPPSKETSAMKRQQSKSGQEKVVEAKKSVSKQLEASGYQKKQETVPQSANQSRLSDTLTSPAMLSKYIERFNQIQERLGLDSFHS